DNA sequence from the Terriglobia bacterium genome:
GGATTTCCCGCCGCGGCACACCATGCACTTTTACAGTGACGCTGGCCATAAATACGGCAGAGATCACGAGTGCACAACCGAGTGCCTGTGTCTGCGAGAGTGTTTCGCCCAGCCAAACTATCGAAAATAGAATCACGAAGGGGCTGTACAGACACTCGACAATCGACATGACCCCGGCGCCGAGGACATTCAGGCTGGTAAACACCAGCGTGTCCGCGACGCCAAGCCCGAGAAATCCGCTGAGAAATAAGCGCCCGAAGTCGAGCGCCGATATCGCGGGCGGCCGAAGTCCGTACCAAAGCAGAATGGTGGGTATAAACAGGGCAAAGGCGATCAGGTTTTTAAAGAGG
Encoded proteins:
- a CDS encoding DMT family transporter, whose amino-acid sequence is MVFGEVLSLACALSWAFVLILFRHTGRSVHPFALNLFKNLIAFALFIPTILLWYGLRPPAISALDFGRLFLSGFLGLGVADTLVFTSLNVLGAGVMSIVECLYSPFVILFSIVWLGETLSQTQALGCALVISAVFMASVTVKVHGVPRREI